The sequence ACGATCGCGTCCGGGATCAGCAGGCTCGGCGATTCTGGAGCGAGCCGCCGGCCCGGCGCCAGGCTCAGCACGCCCATCCGCTCCACCGCCCGCTTCACCTCGTCGATCGACAGTCCCGTCTTCTCCGAGATCTTCGGGAGACGGTTCTGGGCCAGATCGTCCAGGTGATCCGCGATGAGCCTGCGCACCACCGCCCACTCCGCCGCGCGGGTCGGGCTTTGCTCGACCATCGCGTCCACCTGCAGGAGCAGGCACTCCCGGACGTCCCGGGCCCCGATCCCCGCCGGCTCGAGCAGCAGTTGCACCGCTGTCAGCGCCCGCTCCATCTGCTCCGGAGTAGGCGGGCCGCCGGCCTCCGCATCGCGTGAAGCGAGCGACGGCGTCTTGTCCACGACGGATTCCAGGGGGGTTCGCAGGTAGCCGTCGTCCTCGATGAACCCGATGATCGCCTCGCCTAAGTCCCGCAGCGACTCGTCCACCTCGCTCATCCGCCACTGCTCGACGAGCTGCTCGGTCATCGACGCGGCGCGGGCGGCGGTGTTCGCCATCGCATCGGACTTGGCGTCGCGTTCCCCATCCAGCCGCGCCGAGGCGTGCTGCGGGAGGAAGTCTTCGCGGCGGTCCGACGGCGTTAGAGCGGGCGGGGCCTCGTCCTGCCACAGTTCCGGGTTCGCCTCGCCGAAGGAATCGAGCCGCTCGAAGTCCTCGTTCCCGGCAGAGTCTCCCAGTTCGAGCGGCCGCTCGTTCTCGATCGCGTCCAGGTCGGCCTCATTGGGGCCATCCGCCGGGGCGTCCGCCCCCTCGACGATCTCGGCGCCCGGTTCGACCGCCTCCAGCGTCGGGTTGGCTTCGAGTTCCTGCTCGATCCGTTCCTCCAGCTGCAGGAGCGGCATCTGGAGGATCTCCATCGACTGGATCATCCTCGGCGCCAGCTTCATCTGCTGGCTCATCCGCATGTGCTGTGAGGTATCGAAACGCATCGGGAACTGTCCACCTCCTTGCAGCCCTTCCCCCGGGCCCTGCACAGACCACATGTCACATCGGCCGTCGGCCCTCGATCGCATCCGCCAGCACGGCCTTGTTCGCGAACTCCAACTGCGACCCGGTCGGCAGGCCACGGGCCAGCCGCGTGACTTTCACCGCCCGCTTGCCAAGTTCCTCGGCCAGGTACAGGGCCGTTCCATCGGCCTCCAGGGTCGGGTTGAGCCCGAGGATCACCTCGCGGACCGCCACGCCGCCGCAGTTGATGCCCGGCTCGTCGATGCGCCGCAGCAAGTCGGCGACCGTGAGATCGCCGGGCCCCACGCCGTCCATCGGGCTCATCCGTCCCATGAGCACGTGGTACACGCCGCGGTACATCCCCGTCTGCTCCAGCGAGATCAGGTCCTTCGGCTGCTCGACGACCATGACCAGCCCGGCATCGCGGGCCCGGGCGGCGCCCGCCGCGGCGGCGCAGATGCCGCACAGGCCGCGATCCGCATCGC comes from Phycisphaeraceae bacterium and encodes:
- the rpoN gene encoding RNA polymerase factor sigma-54, with translation MRFDTSQHMRMSQQMKLAPRMIQSMEILQMPLLQLEERIEQELEANPTLEAVEPGAEIVEGADAPADGPNEADLDAIENERPLELGDSAGNEDFERLDSFGEANPELWQDEAPPALTPSDRREDFLPQHASARLDGERDAKSDAMANTAARAASMTEQLVEQWRMSEVDESLRDLGEAIIGFIEDDGYLRTPLESVVDKTPSLASRDAEAGGPPTPEQMERALTAVQLLLEPAGIGARDVRECLLLQVDAMVEQSPTRAAEWAVVRRLIADHLDDLAQNRLPKISEKTGLSIDEVKRAVERMGVLSLAPGRRLAPESPSLLIPDAIVEYDEEQDRYIAYLNETRLPALRINQEYAKLAKEREAPKETKEFLRKNLSNASWLIDAVEQRKRTLLRVISVVVDAQRDYFDFGPQSLRPLPMTQVAEQLGVHVATVSRAVAEKHLMTPRGVVPLRGFFTGGTQTESGEEVSWDAVKAALKEVIDAEDKKSPLSDEALAEEVKKRGIEIARRTVAKYRDQLGIPSARLRKVF
- the recR gene encoding recombination mediator RecR, coding for MSKPDAKPESGGDSPILVRSGGSGKPAATAYPGTVERLIEEFARLPGIGRRSAERLAFHVLKADKPEALALSRAIEDVKLRVRHCAVCFNLADAEGDADRGLCGICAAAAGAARARDAGLVMVVEQPKDLISLEQTGMYRGVYHVLMGRMSPMDGVGPGDLTVADLLRRIDEPGINCGGVAVREVILGLNPTLEADGTALYLAEELGKRAVKVTRLARGLPTGSQLEFANKAVLADAIEGRRPM